One genomic region from Rosa rugosa chromosome 1, drRosRugo1.1, whole genome shotgun sequence encodes:
- the LOC133726266 gene encoding receptor-like protein kinase FERONIA codes for MEPIFISLYLSLFLHILTLLEAGQSPPIYTPADDITLDCGNLGQHSNSYDPRIWSGDINSTFSPKQDGDSNATSQFRKAPPSLSQSASQVPYTTARLSYSEFTYRIPLSPGKKFIRLHFNPASYPDFHISNSLFSVTASHYIRGYILLKDFRAYITADDAYREMPLMREFCVNIETQHSLNITFSPSKDAYAFINGIEIVSMPSKIYTTSVLSIGSDSPYSFESRIALDMVYRINIGGKPINTTEDTGMYRKWDAADDMYLDGFSKKYSVLAQNNTVELNFVETPEYSAPKEVYNTGRSLWMNNTINKSYNLTWSFPVDSNFSYLVRLHFCEFESDVTKSGERTFVIYLANQTAEQGADVILWSGGNGIPTLRDYTLLMLGPGSQKKVNLSIALQASRVDGLTEYKDAMLNGLEIFKLIDPKGDLKTNPDPTMTPHSKSFPVLVLVAGVVSSILVFSVLGYLVFRKRWKVKDPDYRIRKFTTTPGSSYPCRYFSLAEIKAATKNFSDAFIIGGGGFGNVYKGCIDGGATPVAIKRLKPESSQGVREFETEIEMLSQLRHRHLVSLIGCCTDKGEMILVYDYMAQGTLRDHLYHTNTPPLLWEQRLQICIGAARGLQYLHSGVKGTIIHRDVKSTNILLDDNWVAKVSDFGLSKGTTNMAKTHISTIVKGSFGYLDPEYYRRQHLTEKSDVYSFGVVLCEVLCARPAVIHTEELRQASLAEWAKSCHQNGELDQIIDPSLRCKIAAGCLNIFSDVAISCMHDDGTKRPSMNDVVRGLELALDLQPSAEGNINCTERTGKTETNSSEQSCANNNSIICISGTIFSEINNPSGR; via the coding sequence ATGGAACCGATTTTCATTTCTCTCTACCTCTCCTTGTTTCTCCACATCCTCACTCTCCTAGAGGCCGGTCAGTCGCCACCTATATACACTCCGGCGGATGATATCACCCTCGACTGTGGCAATTTGGGGCAACACTCGAATAGCTATGACCCCAGGATTTGGAGTGGAGACATCAACTCAACATTTTCCCCCAAACAAGATGGTGACAGTAACGCCACATCCCAATTCAGAAAAGCACCTCCGTCGTTATCACAATCCGCCAGCCAAGTCCCTTACACCACTGCCCGCCTTTCTTACTCGGAATTCACTTACAGAATTCCTCTTTCTCCCGGGAAAAAGTTCATCCGCTTGCATTTCAACCCGGCTTCATACCCAGACTTCCACATCTCCAACTCCCTCTTCTCTGTCACAGCTAGCCACTACATCCGCGGCTACATCCTCCTCAAAGACTTCAGAGCTTACATCACTGCCGACGATGCTTACAGGGAGATGCCGCTCATGAGAGAATTCTGCGTCAACATAGAGACACAACATAGTTTGAACATCACATTCAGTCCCAGCAAAGATGCATACGCTTTCATCAATGGGATTGAAATCGTGTCTATGCCCTCCAAAATTTACACCACTTCAGTTCTTTCCATCGGCAGTGATAGCCCTTATTCATTCGAAAGCAGAATAGCTCTGGACATGGTGTACCGAATCAACATAGGCGGAAAGCCAATCAACACTACTGAAGACACCGGAATGTACCGGAAATGGGACGCTGCCGACGACATGTATTTGGATggttttagtaaaaaatacagcGTGCTAGCACAGAACAATACAGTTGAGCTCAATTTTGTCGAAACTCCAGAGTACTCTGCTCCAAAAGAAGTTTACAATACAGGTCGGTCCCTGTGGATGAACAATACTATCAACAAGAGTTACAATCTCACTTGGTCATTTCCTGTAGACTCTAACTTCTCCTACCTGGTTAGATTGCATTTTTGTGAGTTTGAGTCTGACGTTACCAAGAGCGGAGAGAGGACATTTGTAATTTACCTAGCCAATCAAACTGCTGAACAAGGAGCAGACGTAATTCTATGGAGTGGTGGAAATGGGATACCAACACTCAGAGACTACACCTTGCTCATGCTTGGCCCTGGAAGCCAGAAAAAAGTTAATCTCTCTATTGCATTGCAAGCATCCCGAGTAGATGGGTTGACCGAATACAAGGATGCAATGTTGAATGGACTCGAAATCTTCAAGCTAATTGACCCAAAAGGTGATCTCAAAACCAACCCAGACCCAACAATGACACCGCATAGTAAATCGTTTCCTGTGCTTGTCCTCGTTGCTGGTGTAGTTTCCAGCATACTTGTGTTCTCTGTCCTCGGATACTTGGTTTTCAGGAAAAGATGGAAAGTCAAGGACCCTGACTACAGGATAAGGAAGTTCACGACCACCCCCGGGTCATCATATCCGTGTCGCTACTTTTCACTGGCAGAGATCAAAGCCGCCACCAAAAACTTCAGTGATGCTTTTATCATTGGAGGTGGAGGTTTTGGTAATGTATATAAAGGATGCATTGATGGTGGTGCCACTCCAGTTGCAATCAAACGGCTGAAACCAGAATCATCCCAAGGTGTCCGTGAGTTTGAGACTGAAATTGAGATGCTCTCCCAACTCCGTCATCGCCATTTGGTTTCACTCATTGGATGTTGTACTGATAAAGGAGAGATGATCTTAGTGTATGATTACATGGCACAAGGGACCCTCCGTGACCATCTCTACCACACTAATACTCCACCTCTTCTTTGGGAACAACGGCTTCAGATTTGTATTGGTGCAGCTAGAGGATTGCAGTACCTCCATAGTGGTGTGAAGGGCACCATCATTCACCGAGATGTGAAGAGCACAAACATCTTATTGGATGACAACTGGGTGGCCAAGGTTTCAGATTTCGGGCTGTCCAAAGGCACAACAAACATGGCCAAAACCCACATCAGCACGATTGTGAAAGGCAGTTTCGGGTATCTGGATCCAGAATACTACCGACGACAACATCTGACTGAGAAGTCAGACGTCTACTCATTTGGTGTAGTTCTGTGCGAGGTATTATGTGCAAGGCCAGCAGTGATACATACAGAAGAGCTGAGGCAAGCCAGCCTGGCTGAGTGGGCCAAGAGCTGTCATCAGAACGGAGAACTTGATCAAATCATTGATCCAAGTTTGAGATGTAAGATTGCAGCCGGGTGCTTGAATATATTCTCTGATGTAGCTATCAGTTGCATGCATGATGATGGGACCAAACGGCCATCTATGAATGATGTTGTAAGAGGGCTTGAGCTTGCTTTGGACCTTCAACCGAGCGCAGAGGGGAACATCAACTGCACTGAAAGGACTGGTAAAACTGAAACAAACAGTAGTGAGCAAAGTTGTGCAAACAACAATTCCATTATATGCATATCTGGGACAATCTTTTCTGAGATCAACAACCCAAGTGGGAGATGA